The following proteins come from a genomic window of Pseudomonadota bacterium:
- a CDS encoding ribonuclease HI, giving the protein MFKGNKVWQAFSSEEKPVIKNGKVLIKYNTKQDYEYWVYENKLEPVDSINTDTQTTKKKPLGRNSLKKPDKDSALKEIIPSDAICIYTDGASSGNPGPSGIGVFFRFGEHEKEISKYIGIATNNIAELEAIKVALTELKTTKKPVRIFTDSSYSHGVLSLNWKPKKNIELINSIKVKMKNFHDIKLIKVKGHAGHKENELADFLATNAVKNGSKI; this is encoded by the coding sequence ATGTTTAAGGGCAACAAAGTCTGGCAGGCCTTTTCATCCGAAGAAAAACCGGTAATTAAAAACGGAAAAGTTTTAATTAAATATAATACCAAGCAGGACTATGAATACTGGGTTTATGAAAATAAACTTGAGCCTGTAGATTCTATAAACACCGATACACAGACAACCAAGAAAAAACCATTGGGTAGAAATTCTTTAAAAAAACCCGATAAAGATTCTGCCTTAAAGGAAATTATACCTTCCGATGCCATTTGTATTTATACTGATGGTGCATCATCCGGCAATCCTGGGCCATCAGGCATAGGGGTTTTTTTTCGTTTTGGAGAACATGAGAAAGAAATATCAAAATATATCGGAATTGCTACTAACAATATTGCAGAACTGGAAGCAATAAAAGTTGCTTTAACGGAACTTAAGACAACCAAAAAACCGGTAAGAATATTTACAGATAGTTCTTATTCTCACGGTGTTCTTTCTTTAAACTGGAAACCAAAAAAAAATATTGAGTTAATAAACTCAATAAAAGTGAAAATGAAAAATTTTCATGATATTAAGCTTATTAAAGTTAAAGGTCATGCAGGTCATAAAGAAAATGAACTTGCCGATTTTCTTGCAACCAATGCTGTAAAAAACGGATCAAAAATTTAA